The following are from one region of the Mesorhizobium sp. B2-8-5 genome:
- a CDS encoding LysR substrate-binding domain-containing protein, with protein sequence MDKLPPLNAMRTFEVAARAGSFTLAASELGVSSAAVSQQIRNLEDWFGKQLFMRNGNRIALTDAGHAIYPQTAHALGEIAAVGRRMLEGGLRTRLVVSVPFSLAELWLAPRLGVLLDGFPRMAIDVRVEDDPVDVVRQNIDLRISYGDYHYPALKMVRLVHDEVLPVAAPDFWQRHGNGAASLADVHESHFIHTNWGPNYASHPSWADWFAAAGGSRAPDPSHGRRVGLSSLAIGAARLGLGVALGQRVMANADLEAGRLIALSSVSVRLGQPYCAFMLPAKAERADITGLVALLGK encoded by the coding sequence GTGGACAAGCTTCCGCCATTGAACGCGATGAGGACTTTCGAGGTCGCTGCGCGCGCCGGCAGCTTCACGCTCGCCGCAAGCGAGCTCGGTGTGTCGTCGGCCGCGGTCAGCCAGCAGATCCGCAACCTGGAAGACTGGTTCGGCAAGCAGCTCTTCATGCGCAACGGCAATCGCATCGCGCTGACCGATGCCGGCCACGCTATCTATCCGCAGACGGCGCACGCACTGGGCGAGATCGCGGCGGTCGGCCGGCGCATGCTGGAAGGCGGCTTGCGCACGCGCCTCGTGGTGAGCGTGCCGTTCTCGCTTGCCGAGCTGTGGCTGGCGCCGAGGCTTGGCGTGCTGCTCGACGGTTTTCCGCGGATGGCGATCGATGTGCGGGTCGAGGACGATCCCGTCGACGTGGTGCGCCAGAATATCGACCTGCGCATCTCCTATGGCGACTACCACTATCCGGCGTTGAAGATGGTGCGGCTCGTTCATGACGAGGTGCTGCCGGTCGCCGCGCCCGATTTCTGGCAGCGTCACGGCAATGGCGCCGCCAGCTTGGCGGACGTGCATGAGAGCCACTTCATCCACACCAATTGGGGGCCGAACTATGCCTCGCACCCGAGCTGGGCGGACTGGTTCGCCGCCGCCGGCGGCAGCCGCGCGCCGGACCCTTCGCATGGCCGCCGCGTCGGCCTGTCCAGCCTGGCGATCGGCGCGGCGCGGCTGGGGTTGGGGGTAGCCCTGGGACAAAGGGTGATGGCGAATGCCGATCTTGAGGCGGGCCGATTGATCGCCCTGTCGTCCGTCTCGGTTCGTCTCGGCCAGCCTTATTGCGCCTTCATGCTGCCGGCGAAGGCGGAACGCGCGGATATTACCGGATTGGTCGCGCTGCTTGGCAAGTAA
- a CDS encoding efflux RND transporter periplasmic adaptor subunit produces the protein MRRWKIALGTAVALGAISVASVHLLDMGNLSGGTAGAAPAPAAFVMPVPVVNVVKRTLPIYLDYAARVESIRSITLQARVPGYLQEQTAADGSDVKQGDMLYRIAPDDYQAALDQAKAQVQRDTATLDYAKSNLGRGTDLAKAGYLDKDSFDQRTSNLRTAQAALAVDQAAVRTAELNLGYAEIKAPFPGRIGRNQASVGTLVSVAGTVLNTLVQLDPIYVTFNPSETDLVQIEQAKANGPIAVDVLLPGETQPSQKGELTFIDNTIDHSTGTITARATIGNAKFTLLPGQYVRVRLHVKEQPNTLMVPQVALGSSQLGKYLYVIGKGNTVDQKLVSLGPTDGDLISVTSGISESDQVITGNLQKIGPGMPVSPLPQPKPAS, from the coding sequence ATGCGTAGATGGAAAATCGCTTTGGGGACGGCCGTCGCGCTGGGCGCGATCTCGGTGGCAAGTGTCCACCTGCTCGACATGGGCAATCTCAGCGGAGGCACGGCGGGCGCCGCGCCAGCGCCGGCAGCCTTCGTCATGCCGGTGCCAGTGGTGAATGTCGTGAAAAGGACGCTGCCGATCTATCTCGACTACGCCGCGCGGGTCGAGTCGATCCGCAGCATCACGCTGCAGGCGCGCGTGCCGGGCTATCTGCAGGAGCAGACCGCGGCCGACGGCAGCGACGTCAAGCAGGGCGATATGCTCTACCGCATCGCGCCCGATGACTATCAGGCCGCGCTGGACCAGGCGAAGGCCCAGGTGCAGCGCGATACCGCGACGCTCGACTATGCAAAATCCAATCTCGGCCGCGGCACCGATCTTGCCAAGGCCGGTTACCTCGACAAGGACAGTTTCGACCAGCGCACCAGCAATCTGCGCACGGCGCAAGCCGCCCTTGCCGTCGACCAGGCGGCGGTGCGGACGGCCGAGCTCAATCTCGGCTATGCCGAGATCAAGGCGCCGTTCCCGGGTCGTATCGGCCGCAACCAGGCCTCGGTCGGCACGCTGGTCAGCGTCGCCGGAACGGTGCTCAACACGCTGGTGCAGCTCGATCCGATCTATGTGACCTTCAATCCGAGCGAGACCGACCTCGTCCAGATCGAGCAGGCGAAGGCCAACGGTCCGATCGCCGTCGACGTGCTCCTGCCTGGCGAGACCCAGCCCAGCCAGAAGGGCGAGCTCACCTTCATCGACAACACGATCGACCACTCGACCGGCACGATCACGGCGCGCGCCACGATCGGCAACGCCAAGTTCACGCTGCTGCCGGGACAGTATGTGCGGGTGCGGCTGCATGTGAAGGAGCAGCCCAACACGCTGATGGTGCCGCAGGTGGCGCTGGGTTCCAGCCAGCTCGGCAAGTACCTCTATGTCATCGGCAAGGGCAACACCGTCGACCAGAAGCTGGTGTCGCTTGGGCCTACCGATGGCGACCTGATTTCCGTGACCTCCGGAATCTCCGAGTCCGATCAGGTGATCACGGGCAATCTGCAGAAAATCGGACCCGGAATGCCGGTCTCTCCCTTGCCGCAACCGAAACCGGCCAGCTGA